The DNA region TTAATTGGTGTAATATCGGAACTTGAAATACTAGGCGGTTATCCTTCCCACCGCCTACGACGGAGGGAAGGATAACATCAACACGATGATTCATTGTTTTATAGCACTTTGCGGTAAGCGTATAACCCTCCGCACCTACCTCACCAAAGTCTAATGAAGTATAATAAACTCCAAACAACACCATGAAGTAAATTGAATAATCCAAATTGATCCATGGAGTTCATTGGAGACGATTAGACAAGGAGGTAACAGGTATGGACAAAACAACATCCATCACAACAATCAAAAAAGAAATGCAGCTTCAGGAATGGTCTGCGCAGATCAAAGCACAGCAGGCAAGCGGTCTGACGATCCGGGAATGGTGCAAAGAAAATGGGATCAAGCCAAACACGTATTACAACCGCCTAAGAAAAGTGCGTGAAAAGTATATCGAAAATTTT from Ruminococcus albus AD2013 includes:
- the tnpA gene encoding IS66 family insertion sequence element accessory protein TnpA; protein product: MDKTTSITTIKKEMQLQEWSAQIKAQQASGLTIREWCKENGIKPNTYYNRLRKVREKYIENFPTIVPVSVPCSNENIHIEKNGLQISLPADISADTLTALVHELC